ggaaccgaatggctcggcagcagttctgcagaaaaggacctaggggtgacagtggaagagaagctggatatgagtcaacagtgtgcccttgttgccaagaaggccaatggcattttgggatgtatacgtaggggcattgccagcagatcgagggacgtgatcattcccctctattcgacattggtgaggcctcatctggagtactgtgtccagttttgggccccacactacaagaaggatgtggaaaaattggaaagagtccagcggagggcaacaaaaatgattaggggactggaacacatgacttatgaggagaggctgagggaactgggattgtttagtctgcggaagagaagaatgaggggggatttgatagctgctttcaactacctgaaagggggtttcaaagaggatggctctagactgttctcaggggtagcagatgacaggacaaggagtaatggtctcaagttgcagtgggggaggtttaggtcggatattaggaaaaactttttcactaggagggtggtgaaacactggaatgcgttacctagggaagtggtggaatctccttccttagaagtttttaaggtcaggctcgacaaagccctggctgggatgatttaattgggtatgggtcctgctttgggcagggggttggactagatgacctcctgaggtcctttccaaccctgatagtctatgattctatgacctgttCTCACACAGCTGAAGCACTACTGTGTTAGACCAAAGTACCCTACCGTGATCAGTTCTCAAGGGCAGATAGATGCTAGATCTTAGGCAGCATGGCCCACTACACAAGGCAtcggactgggaatcaggagaccagaGGTCTATTCTTGGCTTCACCACTGACTCAGCATGTGACTGTTCGCAAGTTTCCCCTCTTTAAAACAGAGCGAGTTGCACTGACCCACCTTTGCAGAACGCTTAGAACACTACAGCTGAAGAGCACCACACAGGAGCTGCTTATCACAGACAGACTGACACAGCCCTGGCGTGGGCGCACCTGGGATATTGTGTTTGGTCCTGGACACCATGGGACTGAAAGAGACTGACACTGGAGGGAGTTGGGGAAAAAAGCAACCGAAGTGATCAAGAGCTGGAGGGAAAGGCTGGAATAAATAAGTACGCAGGGCTACGTAGCTAACGGATAGCGAGCCAGGCAGACGACACGCCTCACATTTGAAAGGTGAGCAccacagagggagaggaattacaCAGGGCAATACCCACGTGTGAGACTGAGGATGGGATGAGATAAGGAGAGGGAACACATAGGAGGATACTGCATAGCGAGCTCTCCGGGGCTGTGGAACCCAAGGCAACTGGCAGGAGACCCATTTTGGGACACTGAAGCGGCTGACTGCACAAAACGCTCCAAGATCCCTCGTAGGAGCCAGTCCTGCACTGGGTGCGAGATGGACCAGCCAGCCTACCGGGTCTTCACCTCTCACACCCAAGAGGTTCTATCGTTGAAGCTACGCAAAGTGCTCTTGGCCTCGCTGTCCTAATATCCTGACTACATGCAATGAGCCAGCCGGGAACATGAACCAAGCTAGCTGTGCAGCCATCCCAGGGGAACAGCACCCCCAGCCTGTCACCGCCCATTTCAATAGCTCCATCTGTGCAGGGGGAGAAGATGTGTGGAtctaggggggaggggagaggaagatgatggctgggcaggggcaggagatgTCAGCAATAGGATATGGAGGCTTCTCCTTTCATCCCCATGGAAACTTGGCTAAAGTCAGAGACGGCTGAAGGTCGTTCCCACCACGCGATGTCCATTTGCAGGCCTAGGGCAATGCGAGTCCCATTCCTGGTGGGCCACCCTGGTGTGAGATGGCTGCCTTGCCCAGGAGCCCCTGCTCCATGGCTTTCTTCACTCCCCAGGCCCACGTGAGGAGAATCTCAGGCTGCCTGCACCGGCTGCAGCCCTCTCCCAACCAGCATTGGAGGGTGTGAATTCGGAGCCGCCCCTCGCCGTCTTACCATGTCGGCAGTGCAGGGATAGGTCTTGCGCCCCTCCACGCTCGCTTGGCAGTTAAACAGGGACACCCCCAGCTTGGCCAGTTCCTCTTCCGACAGGTCCGTACAGGAGGAGTGGATCTGGGCAATAACCTGCCAGCAGCAATGCGGAGAGGAAGGAGCACGTTAGGGCTTGTGATTTCAGCAAGCTGGTGCCTCCTACCCCACTGGCCCTTCCCAGGTGCAAGAGAAGGTAACTCATCATCTGCAGGTGACATGTGGCCTCTGCCCCTAGACGTGCATTTTAaatcctcacccccagccccacgaTAGGAGAATCATAAATGCTGGGCAGTGACTCAATGAGGAGACCTCAGTTCCTGGGGttcacccttccccccccacctcctcctcttgctgctgctggttTCCTCCATGCCCCATGATTAGCTCGGCAGCACCCAGAGGCACGCTAGGCGCCCCACAACACAAGGGGACAATCCCAACCCCCCTGGGCCCCTCCTCACACGGTCCCTCCCTGTGAAAGCGCAGTCAAGCCAGCTGGTGCCCTTCTGTCTCTGCTCCCCTGGAGATGTCCCCAGCCCATGCCTCTTCACTGCTaagtccctccttccccccccccccccccccacagcggGCAGCTCCTCTCCCCCTATCTGAGGGcagctgttttccctcccaccagGCCGGCTGCCCCTACCCACTTCTAGCTGCTCTGCAAATGTGGAAGAGCCTAGAAGCCTTCAGAAGCAGATTGACCAAGGAGCCCGCACCATGTGCCCCGCTGgcagccccaggccagcagcaagGGCTCTGCCCACGAACAGCTACACAGCACGGCACTGTTAATACACTGGACAGATAAACATGTCGCATGTCCCTCAGGCCTCCCGGCAGGGAGGAAAGATGTGAACATGCCGAGGTCATGTGGACCCGCTCCAGGGTTGGGGAGCGTTCCAGGGGTAGAGGGGGTGGCCTGGAAGAACATCTGGAGAGGTTGGTTGACAAAGCGGACAAACAGGGTAACCCTCTTCAACGTCAAGGTTCCTCCTCCACCAGACGCCCTTTACAGGAAACGAGCCAGCTAACgaggggcggggcagctgagGAGAGTTCCTACGGACACCTGCAATTTGTGGCCACATGGAACAGTGACACCATCAGTCTGACCACCCTTGCTTGGTTGTcggctccctccttccccctcccccactccctttcaCTGCTGCtccatttagggcctgatcatgCAAACATCTATGCACAGGGAGCAATCCCACTGAGTCCAAGGGCACTGCTCCTGCACCCAGGGAAGCACATGCAGGAGTGCTGGCAGGATCTGGACTTTGGATGGCAAGTGCTTTGGGGCACGGGCCATTCTCTCCTCCCTGTCTGGACAGCCCCAGCCCCTTTAGGGCCCTCCTGCAATGAAGAGATACAGTGACACCTTGTGGTGACAAGAGTCCAGTGGAGACAGATCCAGATGCCTGGCCTCAGCCAGGAATCGCTCATCCCCCGTCGTCATCTCAAAGGGAGCATTAGAGAGACTCCTTGAGTCCGGAGCTGGTGTCGGGGGGACGGGGTCTCTtcctggagctgctccctgcctCAACCAGCCAAAAAATCCAGAGGAGGGAGcgaaaaggagggagaggagagttgGAAGGAAGAGAGTCCGGCGGTCAAAGGGCAGCATCTTGGGGCACGGAGGGGGATCCTGCAGGGAGAGAACAGAGAGAGTTTGAACTGAGAGGAGTCTGGGGAGCCCCAGCCGTTGAGCAGCAGCTCCACATCCAATCCCCCTGCATCCCTCACCACTCCCCGACCTCAGAGAGCTGAGCCTGGCTCGGTTAGGAGGCCACTACACGGCAGGACCTGCACAGAGCAATGGTAAATGGCACGGTATTGAGCTGCAGAGCGGGGCCCATCCAGGAGCTGGCGTGGGACTGGCCCTAACCTCTTCCACAAGCTCCAGAAGAGGGGAGCAAACAGCACAGGCCTGATGTTACGATGACAACAGCTATGCTGTTGGTGTGCCGAGGCTGTGGCCTGCCACGCCGACCGCATTGTCTCGCTGTtgccttgtactcccctgtctgtaCCCATCTGCGATCTTGTCTCATGCTTAGATcggaagctctttgggggcagggacgtGTGCTAGGGGCTGCCACAAACACAGACAATGCCACATctggggttcctaggtgctgcaacaatacaaataaataacagagATGTCTGTGACACTGAGTTGAGAGGTGCCCAGGGGCTTACGGTTCCTCCCTGATTTCTTCCTGTGTATGTCCTAGGGGCATCCGGGAGAGGAAGATTAATGGTCAGATAGCTAGAactaacacaaaaagaaaaggaggacttgtggcaccttagagactaaccaatttatttgagcatgagctttcgtgagctacagctcacttcatcagatgctgtagctcacgaaagctcatgctcaaataaattggttagtctctaaggtgccacaagtcctccttttctttttgccaatacagactaacacggctgttactctgaactaaCACAGAGGGTCTGGGGCTCATGGAAACTAACAGCCCCAGCATGCTAAAGTCCCACGTTGATACATGCTGGGTGGGATCTAGAGTCTCCACAGGCCACACAACTGCATGCACCCGCCCCGGTCTCTCCGTTATACAGAACGTTATGCTCCTAGATGCTGCTGGCAACGTGGCCCTCAGCGAGGTAACATTCGGATACATTCTCCAGATTTTCCTACAGCTGGTTTTAAGCGAAGTGAGCCAGGCTGCGAGGGTAGGAGCCTCGGGTAGCTAGCGATGATGGTGCCGCTGCGTACCTGCTATCGCAGCTCTCATTTCACAGATAGGATTGTAACATGAACGATGCTAAAGCCACCCAGGAGCAATGGAGATCGGCTCCCAGGCTGCACGCTCTTCCCTATCCAAGATATCCTTTTAATGAGAAAACGTCTCCTTCTTGGTAGGCTCTGGGCCTCAACTAATTCCCTTAACATTTAACCCCTTTGGATTCTTTTTAGCCAAGAGCAGCACGCTTCCGGAGGCCTTCGAACAGGGCCCAGGAGCCCCGACTCCCAGTCCCCGGCTTTAGCCACGCGACCTGGGGTCTCGGGGTCTTTGAACAGCGACCTGACAGAGCTCGTAAGGGAACCGACTGGCCAAGGAACGAAGCTGCTCTTCGGATCCAGAAGCCGGGACGCCGGCCACAGCCCCGGCCTGAGCCAGTGGCTGCAGGACCAGACGCCCCTTTCTCggcggggggggcagcggggcccggggcgggggggggagggggcagcagggcccggggcggggggggcagcgggggggggcagcagggcccggggcggggggggcagcgggggggggcagcagggcccggggcggggggggcagcagggcccggggcggggggggcagcgggggggggcagcagggcgcTCTGGGCGCTAATCCCGGGGCGGCAGCTGCTGCCGCTGTATGGCTGGGAGCGGGgccgcgggcgggggggggagggggcagcgggggggggggcagcagggcccggggcgggggcagcggggggggcagcagggcccggggcgggggggggacagcgggggggggcagcagggcgcTCTGGGCGCTAATCCCGGGGCGGCAGCTGCTGCCGCTGTATGGCTGGGAGCGGGGccgcgggcggggggggagggggcagcgggggggggcagcggggggggcagcagggcccggggcggggggggggacagcgggggggggggcagcagggcgcTCTGGGCGCTAATCCCGGGGCGGCAGCTGCTGCCGCTGTATGGCTGGGAGCGGGGCCGCGGgcggggggggtcggggggggaccCAGAAGGGCCCGACCCCATCGTTCAGACCGGCCTCCTGCCTGGCACGGGCCAGAGAGCCCCAGGCCAGTCCCCCGCCCACGGCTGGGGCGTAAATACAGGGCTGCCCCGGTGTGACGTGAAgactccatgggggggggggatctgccCCCCGCTTTGCACGCCCCCccccagcatggggagaaggaCGCCGCCCCTGGGGGGAGCGCTGGGAGAGGGActgggctggggagagatgggggcGGGGCTGCCTCCCCCCCCTCCGTTAGCatgcgcaccccccccccccccagcactgcccacgtggggaggaaaaggggggCAGGCCCCGCCCCATCGGGACCCCACGTGGGCCAGCCACGACACTCACCTGACGCCGCCCCCTTAGAGAAGCAGCGCTCCGCCTCCCGGGACCCCTATGAAACCGGCGCCCGCTGACATCACGCCCGGCGCGGCCAATCGCGAGGCGGAGGCGGGGTCAGGCGGCGCCGGGGAGGCAGACGGAGCCGCGCCCCACGTGCCTGGGCGCGGGCCGCTCACGTGCGGGAGGCGGCCCGGGATGGAGGCGCGCGGGGAGCTGCGGGTCGGGTTCGTGGGGGCCGGGCGCATGGCCCAAGGGGTGGCGCGGGGCGCCGTGCGCGCAGGTAGGGCGCGGGGGGCGGTgccggcgggggaggggtgggactgccccccctccccgccagcccccccatgctagccccccccccccctccccgccactccATGCGGGGTCCCCGTGTCATcggcccctgccccactgcagagGGCCTCCCCCGCACGAGCTGTCCCTGGGTAGCCCGGTGCctcgccccagaggtggctgcatctcagcgctgggGTCCCTGTATAGCCGCCCCGCGGGGCAGCTGCACGTGGGCGCTCCGTGCGTGAGCAGctgccaggcccagccctgtgTTCCAGAGCCCCAAGCCAGCCGTGGCCACGTCCCTCGGCAGGCCCCTGCTGGCTGCACCCCTCCTCCCGGGAGTGGCTGTGCGAACGGTTCCAGGATCGGTACCCGCCGTGCCCAGCATCAGCACCCCTGCGGGGGGCGTCTCTGCGCAGGCCGGTTCCTCCCCGGCGCTGGGATCCGATCCCTGGGGAGCGAGGGCCTCGCAGAGCTGCCTGGTTGTTCCCCTGGTGCTTGCCGCAGAGGTGTCACTTGTACCAAGGCCGTCCCAGCTCTGCTGACACCCGTGCCCTCATGTGGTAAAAGTAAGTTCCCTGCAAACACCTGGCATCGCTGCCCACAGAGCACACGGCCCCTGTTTGCCCAAGCGTGGCAAGCTCCTCCAGCAGCCGTTAGCCTCTCCTCCGGCCTCTTAGCGTTTCACAGCTGTGGGGAATCTCACGCTTGCTGGCGGGCGCACCACCCTTGGGCTGGTTTCTTGCCCCAGCCCGGTCTGGGTGACGGTTCCAAGGTTCAACCAGGTTTGTCTTGGTCTCTCGTCTGAGTGAGTTGGAGGCAACGCAGGGTTGTCTTGATGCATCTTAACGCAGCCGAGTCCCTCTTTGCTCTGTGTTTTAAGGAAAAGTCAAAGCTGCTAACATCTTGGCCAGCGCACCGTCTGACAGGAACTTGGGCGCCTTCCAGGTGAGTGAGGGCAGGCTGCGTGCGAAACGTTGAGTCTCTCTTCCAtggggctggaagagctaatagTGTCTTGATGTCTGGCAATGGGAGGCAAACGCAGTAGCGGTGCTTGATGCCACTGTGTTGTGATCCCATCAGATCCTGCAAGCTACTAAATTCCTGTGAAGAACACCCAGGTGCCCTGGGAAATGGGGCTGGTGAATTAGCTGGAGGGGGGCTTTCCCTTTGAGTCAATGCTCAGCCCAGGACCCCAGCCTTGCAGTTTAAAGTGCACACCAGTAGTGGATGAAATGATCCTCAAATGGCCCTTCCCCCCCGCACAGGGCTGAGTTTCAGTGTCACAAACCATGTTAAGAGCAGGCGGGTGCTGAGTGCTACCGTTGGACTGGTGAATTCCAGCCTGTCCCGCTCTGCCGGCCGGCCCTCTCCAGGCCTTTAACGGTGCCCCATCTCCTTGGGTGGCAGGATTTGGGCTGCAGGACGACACACTGCAACAGTGAGGTGCTGCAGCACTGTACCCTGGTCTTCCTAGCCACCAAGCCTCACCTGCTTCCTGGAGTCCTGCAGGAGATTTCTCCTGCCATTACCCGGGACCACATTATCGTGTCGGTGGCCGCTGGAGTCACTCTTCAGGCCCTGCAACAGGTGAGTGTCTGACGGTCCctcttgccccctcccaccccccattaaACTGTGAGGCAGCTGGCTGGGTGAGTGTCCGGGGCATGCACTTACGCGTGTGAAGGGTTTATATTTGCTTTTATACAATGGCCTGGATAAGAGGGAAAATGCCTGTaggtaaagagaaaaggaggacttgtggcaccttagagactaacaaatttatttgagcataagctttcgtgagctacggctcacttcatcggatgcattcagtggaaaagcatCCCCtgtatgcatttgatgaagtgagcagtagctcacgaaagcttatgctcaaataaattggttagtctctaaggtgccacaagtactccttttctttttgcggatacagactaacacggctgctactctgaaacctgtaggtaAAGAGCGCTCCAAATCCATGCAGCTCTCCAGTGAGTCTGGTGTGTATACAGCCAGGGCCAGAATGTGTGTGGGGGCAAgggagggagttgcagggggcatCCATCCCTTAAGGATACCTACCCTCTCCATCCCAGAGAGGCAGGGGGGTGTAGCAAGGGGGGTCCCAGTATTTTCACCTGGCctgctctcctcttccccttctgccACGCATGGACTATTGTTCTTGGAAGGGCGGTGCTTGCTACTTCCAGGTGTAATCCGGTCCATTGAGGTGTATGGGGCAGtgcacacctctcagagctattgtccCAGGCtcgctgcagactcaggcagccaTCCCTGTACCTGATATGCCCAGGTAATGTTTTCAAGCTTCCCTTTGCAGTCAAGAGAGCTAgagacttttatttttttttaagtgaaagctgaAAATGTGAGATAGGCCCATGTCctgggccccagctcctggaatcatgggaTTGTCATGCctatgccttaatccagccctgccaggCTGCCATGTCCTGGTTGCCAGCAAGCAGATCAGTTTGTGCCAATTTCAGCAGAGGAGCCAAAGCCCTGGAGCTCAGCACAGGCATACGCCAGCCTGCTTGGTGAGATGCGCTAGCCAGCAAGCGTAATCCCTGGTGGCTCTGTGTTCCTTGTCATCAATCAGCTgacacacagaccccccacccgGGCTCAGCAAACCCTCCTTCCTAAGTTGCTGTCAATGGTTttttccccacccacctccacTCCTCCCTGTACGATGTAAAATGATTGCCACAAACTGAGTATTATCCCCTGTGCCCCTctatcctgacctgcagcccccctgttaTCCCAGTCCTggaccacacagacacacacacccctttgctgctgcccctcaatcctgacctgcagcccctcagCGATCTCAGTCCTGGCTTTCCCTGGCAATCATGCTGAGTTCCTGAGCTGCCTGGTGGGTTTCCCACACTGGAAGGGCTGGGTTAACCCTGCCAGGCTCATGTCCCCTGTGACCTAAGGCACATACTACGCCCTGCGTGGGGACCACTGGGCTGTCTCCCAGCACCTGTCCCCATCAGCAGCAGTGTTCTCCTGGTTTATTGTCACGACcgtctctccctgcagcttctcCCTGCTGGGACCAAGGTGCTGCGTGTCATGCCCAACCTGCCCTgcatggtgcaggagggggcagtggTGTTTGCCCGGGGGAGCtgtgctggggagcaggaggccGCCCTGCTGAAGAGCCTGCTGTCTGCCTGCGGGCTGTGTGAAGAAACGCCCGAGTCCTACATCGATATCCACACGGGCGTGAGTGGCAGCGGGGTAGCCTACGTAAGTGCCCTTGCGCTGGGGCCAGCGTTTCTTAatgctgccctccagccccaggtATTTCCCGGTTAAtcctctgccagccctgccagggcAGGGTTGTTCCCTCCACCCTGGCCTTTCTGCAGCTGAATACAGTGCTCTGGGTTATCAGTCCTGACGCTTGAGGCTTCTCCAGTGGGCACCCTGGGCTCCCCTTTCTCCCTGAACGACGAATCCCTGGtgccctcccccatctcctgctgAGCAGTGGGTGCTCATGCCCATGATAGACCCTTGGCTGCCTCTAAACCATGTGATCTTAGAGTGGGGCAGCCTGTGCCCCCTAGTGGGTTAGACAGCACACGGGGGTCCAGGGCTGCTACAGCTGAG
Above is a window of Caretta caretta isolate rCarCar2 chromosome 2, rCarCar1.hap1, whole genome shotgun sequence DNA encoding:
- the PYCR3 gene encoding pyrroline-5-carboxylate reductase 3, which translates into the protein MKPAPADITPGAANREAEAGSGGAGEADGAAPHVPGRGPLTCGRRPGMEARGELRVGFVGAGRMAQGVARGAVRAGKVKAANILASAPSDRNLGAFQDLGCRTTHCNSEVLQHCTLVFLATKPHLLPGVLQEISPAITRDHIIVSVAAGVTLQALQQLLPAGTKVLRVMPNLPCMVQEGAVVFARGSCAGEQEAALLKSLLSACGLCEETPESYIDIHTGVSGSGVAYVYLFAEALAEGAVKMGMPSALANKIAAQTLLGAAKMILETGEHPAKLRSDVSTPGGTTIHALHELEKGALRATVMNAVEVATVRARELGKR